One window of Cervus elaphus chromosome 6, mCerEla1.1, whole genome shotgun sequence genomic DNA carries:
- the PSAPL1 gene encoding proactivator polypeptide-like 1: MLCVLLLLPGVLGAALASSISGPKECTKGPAVWCRDLQAATRCGAVGHCRITVWSQPTARSLPCDLCLDVAATASNGLNPEAAETDVLAVVMKTCEWLPSQESSVKCKGMVDAHGSAILSMLGGDLGSAPRQVCTALTLCQPLQRRPATPGPLSEEDIYDMVAPFVANGLLGSHRQRIPAGTVCQDCVRLVTRLQGALGPDLSSLAQVTTREQCESLGPGLAFLCKNYIHQFFAPAEQTLRFMPPSEICENEGFCEERQGPAHSAHVAAVDGVPALELASPWKKSEVQMQGPVACDVCLQVVQRLDHWLESSSSKTLISQALERVCSTLPPPVGRECIKLVDTYTPTLVDVLSRITPEKMCTVVRLCRGWRRARAVHEGPTNTLPGLLDQDSLCRGCQRLFGLSIHNLEQKSTERRVLRAFKLACGILPLPFMVQCGHFVSEYQPVLMETLRDMMDPTTLCTKLRACRDPRDVLLGTDQCVLGPSFWCQSREAAQMCNTVEHCQRRVWKEVPSQAESVGDPGCPSQYPPAPERPASP; encoded by the coding sequence ATGCTCTGCGTGCTGCTGCTTCTGCCGGGCGTGCTGGGCGCTGCCCTGGCCAGCTCCATCTCTGGCCCCAAGGAGTGCACCAAGGGCCCGGCGGTGTGGTGTCGGGACCTGCAGGCAGCGACGCGATGTGGGGCGGTTGGGCACTGCCGCATCACGGTCTGGAGCCAGCCCACTGCCAGGTCCCTGCCCTGTGACCTGTGCCTGGACGTAGCAGCCACTGCCAGCAATGGGCTGAACCCCGAGGCCGCCGAGACCGACGTCCTGGCTGTGGTGATGAAGACCTGTGAGTGGCTTCCCAGCCAGGAGTCTTCGGTGAAATGCAAGGGGATGGTGGATGCCCACGGCTCCGCCATCCTGAGCATGCTCGGCGGGGACCTGGGCAGTGCCCCACGACAGGTGTGCACGGCTCTCACCCTCTGCCAGCCGCTGCAGAGGCGCCCGGCCACCCCGGGGCCACTCTCCGAGGAGGACATATACGACATGGTGGCCCCGTTCGTGGCCAATGGCCTCCTCGGCTCCCACCGTCAGCGGATTCCCGCGGGCACCGTGTGCCAGGACTGTGTCCGGCTGGTCACCCGGCTCCAGGGTGCCCTTGGGCCCGACCTGTCCAGCCTGGCGCAGGTGACCACACGGGAGCAGTGTGAGTCCCTGGGGCCGGGCCTGGCTTTCCTTTGCAAGAACTACATCCACCAGTTTTTTGCTCCTGCTGAGCAAACACTGAGGTTCATGCCGCCCAGCGAGATCTGCGAAAACGAAGGCTTCTGTGAGGAACGGCAGGGACCTGCCCACTCAGCTCACGTGGCTGCCGTGGACGGGGTCCCCGCCCTAGAGCTGGCGTCTCCGTGGAAGAAGAGCGAGGTGCAGATGCAGGGTCCCGTGGCCTGTGACGTGTGCCTGCAGGTGGTGCAGAGGCTGGACCACTGGCtggaaagcagcagcagcaagacccTCATCAGCCAGGCCCTGGAGCGTGTGTGTTCCACGCTGCCCCCTCCCGTGGGCCGGGAGTGCATCAAGCTGGTGGACACCTACACCCCCACGCTGGTGGACGTCCTGAGCAGAATCACCCCGGAAAAGATGTGCACAGTTGTCCGACTGTGCAGAGGATGGAGGCGGGCCCGGGCGGTCCACGAGGGCCCCACAAACACGCTGCCTGGCCTCCTGGACCAGGACAGCCTCTGCAGGGGGTGCCAGCGGCTGTTCGGTCTGTCCATCCACAACCTGGAGCAGAAGAGCACCGAGCGCCGCGTCCTGCGGGCCTTCAAGCTCGCCTGCGGCATCCTGCCGTTGCCCTTCATGGTGCAGTGCGGCCACTTCGTGAGCGAGTACCAGCCCGTTCTCATGGAGACCCTCAGGGACATGATGGACCCCACCACCCTCTGCACGAAGTTGCGCGCCTGCCGCGACCCCAGAGACGTGCTGCTGGGCACCGACCAGTGCGTCCTGGGCCCGAGCTTCTGGTGCCAGAGCCGGGAGGCAGCCCAGATGTGCAACACGGTGGAGCACTGCCAGCGCCGCGTGTGGAAGGAGGTGCCCTCGCAAGCCGAGAGTGTGGGCGACCCCGGCTGCCCCAGCCAGTATCCCCCTGCCCCCGAGAGGCCCGCCTCTCCTTGA